A portion of the Bombus pascuorum chromosome 8, iyBomPasc1.1, whole genome shotgun sequence genome contains these proteins:
- the LOC132910034 gene encoding microtubule-actin cross-linking factor 1, isoforms 1/2/3/4 isoform X23, translated as MEFELDGSLKEWVKDKPLSILQLDPADRAVLRIADERDAIQKKTFTKWVNKHLKKTYTCLHVCVLVNNQPCCSPTASRHVGDLFEDLRDGHNLISLLEVLSGEHLPRERGRMRFHMLQNVQMALDFLRYKKIKLVNIRAEDIVDGNPKLTLGLIWTIILHFQISDIVVGQESNVTAREALLRWARRSTARYPGVRVTDFTGSWRDGLAFSALIHRNRPDLVDWKGARASQPRERLDRVFYVAEREYGVTRLLDPEDVDTPEPDEKSLITYISSLYDVFPEPPTIHPLYDAEDQRRSEEYRELASSLHMWIREKMCLMQERVFPPTLIEMKNLAAGSTKFKNEEVPPRYRDKQRLSYIFRDLQKYFEAVGEVDIEPHLRIEVIEENWNRLMMLHQEREQAIIDEIKRLERLQRLAEKVHREMKATDNRLEELERRVEDEARRLDRLHPLEAKHAVDLLEQDIRNTEVQIQNIFPDVHTLTEGRYSQAAELRKRVQKLHQRWVALRSLLHKRLVQPLSAVSFPVEERVVTKHRTTVHETRLVDTNPHFRALHDCIDWCKAKIKQLQDADYGSDLPSVQNELEVHQREHKNIEQFHPKVERCVQAKSHFHAEELTLYSQHLTVLQKLHTELLAASNKRLSDLDTLHDFIQSATNELVWLSSKEETEVTRDWSDKNLNVQSIEQYYESLMSDLEKREIQFSAVQDRGEALVLQHHPAAKTIEAYMSAMQSQWTWLLQLTLCLEVHLKHAAQSQQFFRDVQQAEQWISKRDESLNTIYSQSEFSLDEGERLLKGMQELREELNSYGDHVQKLVDQAKDVVPMKQRRQPVTRPMQVTCVCSYKQVNMSIEKGEQCTLYDNSGRIKWRVKNQEGVESPVPGVCFALQPPDKDALDAAERLRRQYDRSVGLWQRKQLRLRQNMIFATIKVVKGWDLPQFLAMGQDQRTAIRKALNEDAEKLLSEGDPADPQLRRLKRETAEVNKLFDELEKRARAEEESKNAGRIFNEQISAIQEALDEAERVLNTRIAAPLPRDIDSLEHLVLQHKDFEQTLKRQTPDLDKVQQTFRGITLKTPAMRNKLDAVTTKWTNIWNSSNLYIERLKCVEIVLSSLEENTTSVSELEVKLASFDELPPDLKGLQNVLEDLMVLQNAISQQQTAMDKLNEDTQNARHVVEKSRPSHRGSHSDMDRLDDEVNKLNSRWTNLCAQLVERVRSAEAAYGLAQQLEHAYRNEVDFIDESYEKLEVENAKNLLNKVVERAPAIEAVNVTGSRLIREGKIYGQRLRAFTEQLEDICPSLDASVKKPRREFVSTVDDVARDLDTLNKRYTTLVDLLQERVTQLAAQQTEETSQQFQEALEGLQKWLTDTEEMVSNQKSPSSDYNVVKAQLQEQKFLKKMLMDQQNSMSSSYNMGQEVAAEAEPKERKKIEKQLKDLMARFDNLTESAAKRMEALEQAMGVAKQFQDKLIPLQTWLDKTEKRVRDMELVPTDEEKIQQRVTEHDGLHEDILSKKPEFSELTEVASQLMSLVGEDEAAALADKLQDAADRYAALVERSESLGNLLQRSRQGLRHLVLSYQELQAWMEGMEIRLSKYRVLAVHTEKLLQQMEDLADLTEEVSTRQTEVDSTTDTGLELMKHISSDEALQLKDKLDSLQRRFNDLVSRGSDLLKHAQESLPLVQQFHDNHNRLMDWMQAAESALQSAEPREDEIIRLEMEISEYRPVLDKINAVGPQLSQLSPGEGAATIEALVTRDNRRFAAIAEQIQRKAERLQLSKQRSLEVIGDIDDLLEWFHEVDNQLREAEPPSSEPEIIRVQLKEHKALNDDISSQKGRVRDVISTAKKVIRENGQYEDKSTIRENMEDLRETMEIVSGLSMDRLGALEQALPLAEHLRDTHIDLVSWLEEAEQQVAMLPMPALRPDLIAAQQDKNEFLVQSINEHKPLVEKLNKTGEALLKLCNEEEGIKIQDILEADTTRYAALRAELRGRQQTLEQALQESSQFSDKLEGMLRALSSTADQVNGAEPISAHPGRLRDQMEENSALVDELAQRSEAYAAVRRAADDVISKAGNRADPAVKDIKRKLDKLNKLWSDVQKSTTDRGQTLDEALAIAEKFWSELNGVMSTLRELQDALAGQAPPAAQPAAIQQQQVALQEIRHEIDQTKPDVEQVRASGHELMGLCGEPDKPDVRKHIEDLDQAWDNVTALYARREENLIDAMEKAMEFHETLQNLLEFLQEAEDKFSSMGLLGSDIDEVKKQIKQLANFKAEVDPHMVKVEALNRSLIRQAAELTERTSSEQAAAIKEPLGAVNRRWDGLLRGLVERQRLLENALLRLGQFQHALDELLVWIEKTDDTLDNLKAVAGDPQVIEVELAKLKVLVNDIQAHQTSVDTLNDAGRQLIEDGKGTAEASTTAEKLGTLNRRWRDLLQRAADRQRELEDALREAQTFTAEIQDLLSWLGDVDNTIVASKPVGGLPETASEQLERFMEVYNELEQNRLKVESVLQQGQAYLKRADSTSAGGLNHNLRTLKQRWDNVTARASDKKIKLEIALKEATEFHDALQSFVDWLTNAEKILTNLKPVSRVMETILGQIEEHKAFQKDVGVHRETMLNLDKKGTHLKYFSQKQDVILIKNLLISVQHRWERVVSKSAERTRALDHGYKEAREFHDAWSNIMNWLDETEKTLDEVASDGALGGNDPEKIKARLNKHRELQKALSAKQGTYDATMKNGKSLKDKAPKSDEFALKELLNELKNKWTTVCGKCVDRQRKLEEALLFSGQFKDAIQALLEWLSKSEKQLADTGPLYGDLDTVMNLVEQHKTFEKDLESRVSQMESVIKTGRELLAKATPDDASAIGSQLAEINNLWDTVTKLSSDKTERLQEALREAERLHKAVHVLLEWLSDAEMKLRFAGQLPEDEQESRNQLMEHEKFLRELSTKEIEKDQTLELAHVILAKAHPDGALVIKHWITIIQSRWEEVSTWAQQRNQRLENHMRGLQDLDNLLEELLSWLEGLENTLNALEAEPLPDDKATLEMLIVDHREFMENTSRRQNEVDRVCKARQIKSAKDTMKITKAKSPAPTRASPGRERTPDSLPHIGPRFPPKGSKGAEPEFRSPRVKLLWDRWRHVWMLAWERQRRLQDKYNYIQELDRVANFSWEDWRKRFLKFMNHKKSRLTDLFRKMDKNNDGLIPREDFIQGIMNTKFETSRLEMGAVADLFDRHGEGLIDWKEFIAALRPDWEERRTYNDTDKIHDEVKRLVMLCTCRQKFRVFQVGEGKYRFGDSQKLRLVRILRSTVMVRVGGGWVALDEFLLKNDPCRVFLMPIPDPNKPEQHEGWCPLAKGRTNIELREQFILADGVSQTMTAFRSKPSPTSTLQRTPISSANAGPITKVRERSARSVPMGQSRASRSSLSAGTPDSLSDNESSFKLGSARKTSTPYRSSMTPGGSRPSSRPTSRPTSRPTSRPGSRPASRQGSKPPSRYGSTQSLDSTDDSTNVSRIPRRTAVSTTGNTPTSSRHNSVSGKRLSVNGSSSRPRTPTGLVSPASGVPARFGTIHRASSIPTLTGVGTPISRSRIPVYVGTDIKSPQSTTSNISTHSTQSNYSTVSTDSTGSSSMCTNSATNTSSAVKRARTRTPSSGSSTPLPPSLKLSRKPSGASDTSVSTTPATKRKGKPTPIDQRAPFRL; from the exons ACTTACACGTGCCTACACGTGTGCGTCCTTGTGAACAACCAACCATGCTGTTCCCCCACT GCCAGCAGACATGTCGGAGATCTGTTCGAAGACCTGCGGGACGGGCACAACCTCATTTCCTTGCTGGAGGTACTCTCGGGCGAGCATCTT cCGCGAGAGAGAGGTCGGATGCGTTTCCACATGCTGCAGAATGTACAAATGGCTCTTGACTTTTTGCGCTATAAGAAGATCAAGCTCGTTAATATTCGTGCTGAAGACATTGTCGATGGAAACCCAAAGTTGACTCTAGGTTTGATATGGACCATCATACTTCACTTCCAG aTATCCGATATTGTAGTGGGTCAGGAATCGAACGTGACTGCCCGTGAAGCTCTTCTGAGATGGGCCAGACGATCGACGGCGCGTTATCCTGGAGTGCGCGTTACGGACTTTACCGGATCGTGGAGGGATGGGCTAGCTTTCAGCGCATTAATCCATCGAAACAGACCAGATCTGGTCGATTGGAAAGGTGCTCGTGCTAGTCAACCACGAGAGCGGCTCGATCGGGTCTTCTACGTCGCGGAGCGCGAGTATGGCGTTACGAGGCTTCTCGATCCTGAAG ATGTGGACACTCCTGAACCGGATGAGAAGTCCTTGATAACGTACATCTCTTCGCTCTACGACGTGTTCCCGGAGCCGCCAACGATTCACCCGTTGTACGATGCCGAGGACCAGAGGCGCTCGGAGGAATATAGAGAGCTAGCTAGTTCCCTCCACATGTGGATCCGCGAAAAGATGTGCCTGATGCAGGAACGTGTCTTCCCGCCGACCttaatagaaatgaaaaatttggcGGCCGGCAGCACGAAATTCAAGAATGAGGAAGTACCGCCCAGATACAGAGACAAGCAACGACTTTCTTACATCTTCAGGGATTTGCAAAAGTACTTCGAAGCGGTCGGTGAGGTGGACATTGAACCTCACTTACGTATCGAGGTTATTGAAGAAAATTGGAATAGATTGATGATGCTGCATCAGGAAAGAGAACAGGCGATAATCGACGAAATTAAACG ACTCGAACGACTGCAACGACTAGCAGAGAAAGTGCACAGAGAGATGAAGGCGACCGACAATCGATTGGAGGAGCTCGAGAGACGAGTGGAGGACGAAGCCAGACGTCTCGATCGACTTCATCCTCTGGAAGCGAAACATGCGGTGGATCTTTTGGAACAGGATATTCGTAACACCGAGGTCCAGatccaaaatatttttccagacGTGCATACACTTACCGAGGGGCGATACAGTCAGGCGGCCGAACTTCGCAAAAG AGTTCAGAAGCTACATCAACGGTGGGTCGCCCTGCGATCTCTTCTTCATAAACGTTTGGTACAGCCGCTGTCGGCCGTATCTTTCCCGGTAGAAGAACGCGTCGTTACGAAACACCGTACTACCGTCCATGAAACCCGATTGGTCGACACCAATCCACATTTCCGTGCGTTACACGACTGCATCGACTGGTGTAAGGCGAAGATCAAACAGCTCCAGGATGCAGACTATGGCTCCGATTTACCTAGCGTGCAGAACGAACTGGAGGTTCACCAAAGGGAACACAAGAATATCGAGCAGTTCCATCCTAAAGTGGAGAGATGTGTGCAGGCTAAGAGCCACTTTCACGCCGAGGAACTGACATTGTATAGCCAACATCTAACTGTTCTTCAAAAACTTCACACTGAATTATTGGCGGCCTCGAATAAGAGACTTTCCGATTTGGACACTCTACATGACTTTATACAATCGGCGACTAATGAACTAGTTTGGCTGAGTTCTAAGGAGGAGACGGAGGTGACACGCGATTGGAGTGACAAGAATTTGAATGTGCAAAGTATCGAGCAGTATTACGAg TCCCTTATGAGTGACCTAGAGAAGCGGGAGATTCAATTCTCCGCGGTGCAAGATCGAGGCGAAGCTCTGGTCCTTCAACATCATCCCGCCGCGAAAACCATCGAAGCTTACATGTCCGCTATGCAGAGTCAATGGACCTGGCTTCTTCAATTAACTCTTTGTCTAGAAGTCCATCTGAAACACGCAGCACAGAGTCAACAATTTTTCCGGGATGTTCAACAGGCTGAACAGTGGATCTCGAAGAGAGATGAATCACTCAACACCATTTATTCCCAATCAGAATTCTCCTTGGACGAGGGTGAACGTTTATTGAAGGGTATGCAAGAACTACGCGAAGAATTGAATAGTTACGGCGATCATGTGCAGAAACTGGTTGATCAAGCGAAGGACGTGGTTCCTATGAAGCAACGTCGACAGCCCGTGACACGACCTATGCAAGTTACATGTGTCTGCAGCTACAAACAAGTTAAT ATGTCGATTGAGAAGGGCGAACAATGTACGTTATACGACAACTCTGGTAGGATAAAATGGCGCGTAAAGAATCAAGAGGGCGTCGAGTCCCCTGTTCCAGGCGTCTGCTTTGCTCTTCAGCCACCTGACAAGGATGCTCTCGATGCTGCAGAAAGATTGCGACGACAATATGACCGAAGTGTTGGATTATGGCAACGGAAACAGCTTCGATTACGACAAAACATGATTTTCGCGACCATCAAAGTGGTCAAAGGCTGGGATCTACCGCAGTTCTTGGCTATGGGCCAGGATCAGAGAACTGCTATCAGAAAAGCCTTAAACGAGGATGCTGAGAAATTGCTGTCCGAGGGCGACCCTGCTGATCCACAATTGAGGCGACTGAAGCGAGAAACGGCCGAAGTGAACAAATTGTTTGATGAACTAGAGAAACGTGCCAGAGCGGAGGAAGAGTCAAAGAACGCGGGACGTATTTTCAACGAACAGATTTCTGCCATTCAAGAAGCATTAGACGAAGCAGAGAGAGTTCTGAACACTCGCATAGCTGCGCCATTGCCGAGAGACATCGACAGCTTAGAACATCTGGTTCTGCAACACAAAGATTTTGAACAAACTCTCAAACGTCAAACGCCAGATCTAGATAAAGTTCAACAAACTTTCCGTGGTATTACTTTGAAGACTCCAGCCATGAGAAACAAGCTCGACGCTGTTACCACCAAATGGACAAATATTTGGAACTCAAGCAATCTGTACATCGAGCGGCTAAAGTGTGTTGAGATCGTGCTTTCTAGTCTTGAGGAGAACACAACCTCGGTATCCGAATTGGAAGTGAAATTGGCGTCGTTTGACGAGCTGCCACCGGATCTGAAGGGATTACAGAATGTACTAGAAGATCTGATGGTGCTTCAAAATGCCATCTCTCAACAGCAAACTGCAATGGATAAACTGAACGAAGATACGCAGAACGCAAGACACGTTGTTGAAAAGTCGAGACCAAGTCATCGTGGCTCTCATTCTGATATGGATCGCTTAGACGATGAAGTGAACAAACTAAACTCCAGATGGACCAATCTATGTGCTCAGTTGGTTGAAAGAGTTCGCAGCGCGGAAGCAGCCTATGGCCTAGCTCAACAGTTAGAACATGCCTACCGTAACGAGGTCGACTTCATTGACGAATCGTACGAAAAACTCGAAGTGGAGAATGCGAAG AATCTATTGAACAAGGTGGTAGAACGAGCGCCGGCGATCGAAGCAGTAAATGTGACAGGCAGTCGATTGATTCGCGAAGGAAAG ATCTACGGACAAAGGCTTCGAGCGTTCACGGAACAGCTGGAAGATATCTGCCCGTCTTTGGATGCTTCGGTGAAAAAACCGCGACGAGAGTTCGTCTCAACGGTTGACGACGTCGCTCGTGATCTAGATACTCTGAACAAGAGGTACACCACGCTCGTGGATCTTCTTCAGGAACGGGTTACACAGCTGGCAGCGCAACAAACCGAGGAGACATCTCAACAG TTCCAGGAGGCTCTGGAGGGTCTTCAGAAATGGCTGACGGACACAGAGGAAATGGTATCCAACCAGAAATCACCATCATCGGATTACAACGTAGTCAAGGCGCAATTACAAGAGCAAAAATTCCTGAAGAAGATGCTAATGGACCAGCAAAACTCAATGTCCTCCTCGTACAATATGGGCCAAGAAGTGGCGGCTGAGGCGGAGCCTAAGGAACGGAAGAAGATCGAGAAACAACTGAAAGATTTGATGGCAAGATTTGATAATCTTACGGAAAGTGCTGCTAAGAGAATGGAAGCACTTGAACAAGCGATGGGAGTAGCGAAACAGTTCCAGGATAAACTGATACCACTTCAAACTTGGCTGGACAAGACCGAAAAACGCGTAAGAGATATGGAGTTGGTTCCAACGGACGAGGAAAAAATCCAGCAACGCGTTACCGAACACGATGGCCTTCACGAGGATATTCTGTCAAAGAAACCTGAATTCAGTGAACTTACAGAGGTTGCTAGTCAACTAATGTCTCTGGTAGGCGAAGATGAAGCCGCTGCTTTGGCTGACAAACTTCAGGATGCGGCTGATAGATACGCTGCATTGGTCGAACGATCGGAATCTCTTGGTAACTTGCTTCAACGTTCGAGACAGGGTTTACGTCATCTGGTACTCAGTTATCAAGAACTTCAGGCTTGGATGGAGGGTATGGAAATCAGATTGTCGAAATACAGAGTGCTGGCAGTGCATACGGAGAAGCTTCTTCAACAAATGGAAGACCTAGCTGACTTGACCGAAGAGGTTTCGACTCGACAGACAGAAGTAGACAGTACCACCGATACTGGATTGGAATTAATGAAACACATATCGAGCGACGAGGCGCTTCAATTGAAAGATAAACTCGATTCTTTGCAACGGCGATTTAATGATTTGGTTAGTCGAGGTTCCGACTTGCTGAAGCACGCGCAAGAGTCTCTTCCATTGGTGCAACAATTCCATGATAATCATAATCGTTTAATGGATTGGATGCAAGCTGCAGAATCGGCTCTGCAATCAGCCGAACCTCGCGAAGATGAAATTATTAGATTAGAAATGGAGATATCGGAATATAGACCAGTTCTAGACAAGATCAACGCCGTTGGACCGCAGTTGTCTCAGTTATCTCCGGGTGAAGGGGCAGCGACTATCGAAGCTCTAGTCACCAGAGACAACAGGAGATTCGCCGCCATTGCCGAGCAGATTCAACGAAAGGCTGAGAGGCTTCAGCTGAGTAAGCAACGTTCGCTGGAAGTGATCGGTGATATTGACGATTTACTAGAATGGTTCCATGAAGTGGATAATCAATTAAGGGAAGCAGAACCACCAAGCAGCGAACCGGAAATCATCAGGGTACAATTGAAGGAGCATAAAGCCTTGAACGACGACATATCCAGTCAGAAAGGACGTGTTAGGGATGTGATATCCACAGCAAAGAAGGTGATCCGTGAAAATGGTCAATACGAGGACAAATCTACGATCAGAGAAAATATGGAGGACTTACGAGAAACCATGGAAATTGTTTCCGGTCTTTCAATGGATAGACTCGGTGCTTTGGAACAAGCTTTGCCATTGGCTGAACATTTACGCGACACTCACATTGATTTAGTCAGCTGGTTAGAAGAGGCTGAACAACAAGTCGCAATGCTTCCTATGCCTGCGTTAAGACCCGATCTAATAGCCGCCCAACAGGACAAGAACGAGTTCCTCGTGCAGAGCATCAACGAACACAAACCTTTGGTCGAGAAGTTGAACAAAACTGGTGAAGCATTGTTGAAGCTGTGCAACGAAGAAGAAGGTATCAAAATACAGGACATATTGGAAGCAGACACCACTCGATATGCAGCCCTCAGAGCAGAACTTCGTGGTCGACAGCAGACTCTCGAACAGGCACTTCAGGAATCTTCTCAGTTCTCCGACAAGCTGGAAGGAATGCTGCGTGCTCTCTCATCAACTGCCGATCAAGTAAATGGCGCCGAACCGATCAGCGCTCATCCTGGTCGGTTAAGAGATCAGATGGAAGAGAATTCCGCTCTGGTCGACGAATTGGCTCAAAGATCCGAGGCCTATGCGGCTGTGAGGAGGGCCGCCGATGACGTGATCAGCAAGGCAGGTAACAGAGCTGATCCAGCCGTAAAGGACATCAAACGGAAGCTGGACAAATTGAACAAACTATGGAGCGACGTGCAAAAGTCGACGACCGACAGAGGTCAAACGTTAGACGAAGCTTTGGCGATCGCCGAAAAATTCTGGTCCGAGTTGAATGGCGTGATGTCTACTCTGCGAGAGCTTCAGGATGCTCTTGCTGGTCAGGCGCCACCAGCAGCTCAACCTGCTGCCATCCAACAGCAACAGGTTGCCTTGCAGGAGATTAGGCACGAAATCGACCAAACGAAACCAGATGTCGAGCAAGTACGAGCTTCTGGTCACGAGTTGATGGGTCTTTGTGGTGAGCCAGACAAACCAGATGTTAGAAAGCATATCGAAGATTTGGATCAAGCCTGGGATAATGTGACTGCCCTATATGCCAGAAGAGAGGAAAATCTGATCGATGCTATGGAGAAAGCCATGGAGTTCCACGAGACCTTGCAAAATCTTCTGGAGTTCCTACAAGAAGCCGAGGACAAGTTCTCCAGTATGGGACTGCTAGGAAGCGATATCGACGAAGTTAAAAAACAGATCAAACAATTGGCCAATTTCAAAGCCGAAGTAGATCCTCACATGGTCAAGGTCGAAGCTCTAAACAG GAGTCTGATAAG ACAAGCTGCCGAACTGACAGAGAGAACGTCCTCGGAACAAGCTGCAGCCATCAAAGAACCGCTTGGTGCCGTTAACAGACGGTGGGACGGACTGCTTCGAGGCCTCGTGGAGAGGCAAAGGCTCTTGGAGAACGCGTTACTACGTCTAGGACAATTCCAGCATGCTCTAGACGAATTGCTGGTATGGATCGAGAAGACGGACGACACTTTGGACAACTTGAAGGCCGTGGCCGGTGATCCTCAAGTGATCGAAGTGGAATTAGCTAAACTGAAAGTACTTGTAAATGATATTCAAGCCCATCAGACCAGCGTGGACACTCTGAACGACGCTGGAAGACAGTTAATAGAGGATGGAAAGGGAACAGCCGAAGCTTCGACGACTGCTGAGAAATTGGGTACTTTGAATCGTCGTTGGCGCGATTTGTTGCAACGTGCTGCTGATCGTCAACGAGAATTGGAAGATGCGCTTAGAGAAGCGCAAACCTTTACGGCGGAGATACAGGACCTTTTGTCTTGGCTGGGTGATGTGGACAACACTATAGTAGCTTCAAAACCTGTTGGAGGATTGCCGGAAACAGCTTCAGAACAGTTAGAACGCTTTATGGAAGTGTACAACGAATTGGAACAAAATCGTTTGAAAGTTGAATCGGTTCTTCAACAAGGACAAGCGTACTTGAAGCGTGCTGATTCTACTAGTGCCGGTGGTCTGAATCACAACTTGAGGACTTTGAAACAACGATGGGATAATGTGACTGCTCGCGCAAGTGATAAAAAGATCAAGCTCGAGATCGCTCTGAAAGAGGCTACAGAGTTCCACGATGCACTTCAATCGTTTGTCGATTGGTTAACCAACGCGGAGAAGATTCTGACGAATCTGAAACCTGTGTCGAGGGTAATGGAAACTATCCTCGGACAGATAGAGGAACACAAAGCGTTTCAGAAGGACGTTGGAGTTCATCGTGAGACTATGCTGAACCTCGATAAGAAGGGCACGCATTTGAAATACTTTTCACAGAAACAGGACGTGATTCTAATCAAAAACTTGTTGATAAGTGTGCAACACAGATGGGAAAGAGTAGTTTCGAAGTCTGCAGAGAGAACCAGGGCTCTTGATCACGGATACAAAGAGGCCAGAGAATTCCACGATGCTTGGTCCAATATAATGAACTGGCTCGACGAAACGGAGAAAACTTTGGACGAGGTTGCCAGTGATGGCGCCCTTGGAGGAAATGATCCAGAGAAGATCAAGGCCAGACTGAATAAGCATCGTGAATTGCAGAAAGCTCTCAGCGCCAAACAGGGTACCTATGACGCAActatgaaaaatggaaaatcatTAAAAGACAAAGCGCCTAAAAGTGATGAATTTGCTTTGAAAGAACTTTTGAATGAGTTGAAGAACAAGTGGACCACTGTTTGTGGTAAGTGCGTGGATAGACAGAGGAAGCTCGAGGAAGCATTGTTGTTCTCGGGACAATTCAAGGACGCTATTCAGGCGTTGCTGGAATGGCTTAGTAAGTCTGAGAAGCAGCTGGCAGACACCGGTCCACTTTATGGCGACCTTGACACTGTAATGAATTTGGTTGAACAACATAAGACCTTCGAGAAGGATCTCGAATCCAGAGTCTCTCAGATGGAATCCGTAATCAAAACGGGTCGCGAGCTTCTTGCTAAGGCGACGCCTGATGATGCATCTGCTATAGGATCACAGCTtgctgaaataaataatctttggGACACGGTAACCAAGTTGTCCTCTGACAAGACTGAACGACTCCAAGAAGCCCTCAGAGAGGCTGAACGCCTTCACAAGGCAGTTCACGTACTTCTGGAGTGGCTGAGCGATGCTGAAATGAAGCTGAGATTTGCTGGACAGTTGCCGGAAGATGAACAGGAGAGCAGGAATCAGTTGATGGAACACGAAAAGTTCTTGCGTGAATTAAGCACcaaggaaattgaaaaagatcAAACTTTGGAGCTGGCTCACGTGATTCTTGCAAAGGCACACCCTGATGGAGCTTTGGTTATCAAACATTGGATCACGATTATTCAATCCAGATGGGAAGAGGTTTCCACCTGGGCCCAACAAAGGAATCAAAGATTGGAGAATCATATGCGAGGACTTCAG GACCTCGACAATCTTCTGGAAGAACTACTGTCATGGTTAGAAGGTTTGGAGAACACTCTCAACGCTCTTGAAGCTGAGCCTCTACCAGACGATAAAGCTACTTTAGAAATGCTGATTGTGGATCACAGAGAATTTATGGAGAACACCAGTCGAAGACAGAACGAAGTTGACCGCGTCTGTAAAGCCAGACAGATCAAATCTGCGAAAGATACGATGAAGATAACGAAGGCTAAGTCACCTGCCCCAAC CCGAGCCAGCCCAGGCCGTGAGAGAACGCCCGATTCGTTGCCGCACATCGGCCCACGGTTCCCACCCAAAGGAAG CAAAGGTGCCGAACCGGAGTTCCGTAGTCCGAGAGTAAAACTGCTGTGGGACAGGTGGAGACACGTTTGGATGTTGGCGTGGGAACGTCAACGTCGTTTACAGGataagtataattatatcCAAGAACTGGACCGTGTCGCAAACTTCAGCTGGGAGGATTGGCGCAAGAGA TTCCTGAAATTCATGAACCACAAAAAGTCCAGATTAACAGATCTCTTCAGGAAAATGGATAAGAATAACGACGGACTGATTCCACGCGAGGACTTCATTCAAGGAATCATGAACACTA AATTCGAGACTTCACGGTTAGAAATGGGAGCGGTCGCAGATTTGTTCGATCGCCACGGTGAAGGATTGATAGATTGGAAGGAATTCATCGCGGCTCTAAGACCAGACTGGGAGGAACgcagaacgtataacgacactGACAAGATTCACGATGAAGTAAAACGATTGGTGATGCTTTGTACTTGTCGCCAGAAATTCCGTGTATTTCAAGTTGGCGAAGGAAAATATAGG TTTGGAGACAGTCAGAAGTTGCGGTTGGTACGGATTCTACGATCGACCGTGATGGTACGAGTCGGTGGTGGATGGGTAGCATTGGacgaatttctattaaaaaatgatccTTGCCGCG TTTTTCTAATGCCGATACCGGACCCTAACAAACCGGAACAACATGAGGGTTGGTGTCCGCTCG CCAAGGGAAGAACGAATATCGAGCTGCGAGAACAATTCATATTGGCGGATGGCGTCAGCCAGACAATGACGGCGTTCAGATCGAAACCGAGCCCAACCTCGACGCTGCAGCGTACGCCAATCTCATCCGCGAATGCCGGACCCATCACCAAG GTGAGGGAACGCAGCGCTCGCAGCGTTCCCATGGGACAATCGCGAGCATCGCGCTCATCGTTGAGCGCCGGAACGCCGGACAGCCTAAGCGACAACGAGAGCTCTTTCAAGCTTGGCTCCGCCAGAAAAACAAGTACACCCTACAGAAGCTCTATGACACCGG GCGGTAGTCGACCATCCAGTAGGCCAACTTCGAGACCAACATCCAGACCAACCAGTAGACCCGGAAGTAGGCCCGCATCCAGGCAAGGAAGCAAACCACCGAGTCGCTATGGTTCCACACAGTCGTTAGATAGCACTG aTGATTCGACCAATGTGAGCCGCATTCCACGTAGAACGGCAGTGAGCACGACAGGGAATACTCCCACTTCTAGCAGACACAATAGCGTGTCAGGAAAGCGCTTATCGGTGAACGGTTCGAGTTCACGACCTCGAACGCCCACCGGCCTGGTTAGTCCTGCCAGTGGTGTTCCAGCGAG gTTTGGCACGATCCATAGAGCTTCGAGCATTCCAACCCTGACTGGTGTCGGCACACCGATCAG CCGTTCGAGGATCCCCGTATATGTGGGCACGGATATAAAATCCCCACAATCGACGACCAGCAATATTTCCACTCATTCTACGCAAAGCAACTACTCGACGGTTTCTACCGATTCTACCGG GAGCAGCTCGATGTGTACAAATTCAGCAACTAACACCTCGTCGGCCGTTAAGCGAGCTAG AACAAGGACACCGTCCAGTGGGTCGAGCACGCCACTGCCGCCTTCTTTGAAACTATCCAGGAAACCTTCTGGAGCATCGGATACGTCCGTATCGACCACACCGGCCACTAAACGAAAAGGCAAACCAACGCCGATCGACCAACGGGCGCCATTCCGATTGTAG